The Nesterenkonia xinjiangensis genome contains a region encoding:
- a CDS encoding HpcH/HpaI aldolase/citrate lyase family protein — translation MSRRRGFTVGPSLLFCPADRPERYAKAADRADALILDLEDAVADRDKPHARRHLRQHLQTLAAPETAELRARTVVRINPAGTPGFAADVDLLAGTGVELVMLAKTESREEVDAAARALPDAGIIGLCETAAGVTRAEQIASHPQVVALMWGAEDLLASIGGSSSRRPDGRYRDVARQARAQVLLAAATHGAAGIDAIYADIEDTDGLAAEAADAAASGWTAKACIHPAQVPVIRSAYAPTEQELDHARALLAEVPHHGGAFRFRGSMVDLPLVRHAEQVVRRAEAAAQSLR, via the coding sequence ATGAGCCGACGTCGTGGATTCACCGTGGGCCCGTCCCTGCTGTTCTGCCCGGCTGACCGGCCAGAACGCTATGCCAAGGCCGCCGACCGTGCCGATGCGCTCATCCTCGATCTGGAGGACGCCGTGGCCGACCGGGACAAGCCGCACGCCCGCCGGCACCTGCGCCAACACCTGCAGACGCTGGCCGCACCTGAGACCGCCGAACTGCGGGCTCGCACCGTGGTCCGCATCAACCCCGCCGGCACCCCGGGCTTCGCCGCCGACGTCGACCTGCTGGCCGGCACCGGCGTGGAGCTGGTGATGCTGGCCAAGACGGAGTCCCGCGAGGAGGTCGACGCCGCAGCCCGGGCGCTGCCCGATGCCGGGATCATCGGCCTGTGCGAGACCGCCGCCGGGGTGACCCGCGCCGAACAGATCGCTTCCCACCCGCAGGTGGTCGCGCTGATGTGGGGCGCGGAGGATCTCCTGGCCTCGATCGGGGGGAGCTCCTCGCGCCGGCCGGACGGACGCTATCGGGATGTGGCCCGGCAGGCCCGCGCCCAGGTCCTTCTGGCCGCGGCCACCCACGGGGCGGCTGGGATCGATGCGATCTACGCCGACATCGAGGACACCGACGGGCTGGCCGCCGAAGCCGCCGACGCCGCCGCCAGCGGCTGGACCGCCAAAGCCTGCATCCATCCCGCCCAGGTGCCTGTCATCCGCAGCGCCTATGCTCCCACCGAGCAGGAGCTGGACCACGCCCGGGCGCTGCTGGCCGAAGTGCCCCACCACGGCGGAGCGTTCCGCTTCCGCGGGTCGATGGTGGACCTGCCGCTGGTCCGCCATGCCGAGCAGGTGGTCCGGCGGGCCGAAGCCGCGGCTCAGTCGCTCCGGTGA
- a CDS encoding TVP38/TMEM64 family protein, whose translation MSQDQPDGSTTPDDGGDTPPRRGLALQWGTYLRNTVLVLVLLLMLWLAFNVRLPSVEELRAAMEDLGWGAWFAFIGLYALVAMTPIPVTIMAVTGGLLFGVVQGSILSIIGVLIGCWAAYWLARGLGRTTVIRLLGTHASTVERHLADAGFHAVCTLRLMPGLPYWPVNYGSGAFGVSQRDFVVAGLVSTIPGQVSLVAVGAFISQPGIMPGVVVLCAWAVVVLLTIWALRSWKGTSSRPLPGQRHRSD comes from the coding sequence ATGAGTCAGGACCAGCCGGACGGGAGCACCACCCCCGACGACGGCGGGGACACCCCTCCCCGGCGTGGTCTCGCCCTGCAGTGGGGCACCTACCTGCGCAACACGGTGCTGGTGCTGGTGCTGCTGCTCATGCTGTGGCTCGCCTTCAACGTCCGGCTGCCTTCGGTGGAGGAGCTGCGCGCCGCGATGGAGGACCTCGGATGGGGCGCCTGGTTCGCGTTCATCGGTCTCTACGCGTTGGTGGCCATGACACCCATCCCGGTGACGATCATGGCCGTCACCGGAGGGCTGCTCTTCGGCGTCGTGCAGGGCAGCATCCTCTCGATCATCGGGGTGCTCATCGGTTGCTGGGCCGCCTACTGGCTCGCCCGTGGCCTGGGCCGGACCACGGTGATCCGCCTGCTGGGCACCCACGCCTCCACTGTGGAGCGGCACCTGGCCGACGCCGGCTTCCACGCGGTCTGCACGCTGCGGCTCATGCCCGGGCTGCCGTACTGGCCGGTGAACTACGGCTCAGGCGCCTTCGGGGTCTCGCAGCGGGACTTCGTGGTCGCCGGGCTGGTCTCCACCATCCCCGGCCAGGTCTCTCTGGTGGCTGTGGGCGCGTTCATCTCGCAGCCCGGGATCATGCCGGGGGTCGTCGTGCTCTGCGCCTGGGCCGTCGTCGTCCTCCTGACCATCTGGGCCTTGCGCAGCTGGAAGGGCACCTCCTCACGTCCGCTTCCCGGCCAGCGTCACCGGAGCGACTGA
- a CDS encoding GNAT family N-acetyltransferase has translation MTPDTSTGSTFHQLCAERGRAFPLLTDRLLLSPFTAEDLHEVWGYWRLPETTHWMSRRYEAPEQLRDRWLSQGSKFTVRRRSDGVLVGDVGARLQDSWAQQEAADHARGTQAELDWTLAPQHQAHGYAREAVRALMELAADLGVRRMHAGCFAENTGSWRLMEALGMRRETSTIRESLHRDLGWRDGVGYAVLAEELPPRH, from the coding sequence ATGACCCCAGACACGAGCACCGGGAGCACCTTCCACCAGCTGTGCGCCGAGCGTGGCAGGGCATTCCCGCTGCTCACCGATCGGCTGCTGCTGAGCCCTTTCACCGCGGAGGACCTCCACGAGGTGTGGGGGTACTGGCGCCTGCCGGAGACCACCCACTGGATGTCTCGCCGCTACGAGGCACCGGAGCAGCTGCGGGACCGCTGGCTGTCCCAGGGATCCAAGTTCACCGTCCGGCGCCGCAGCGACGGTGTGCTCGTGGGCGATGTCGGGGCGCGGCTGCAGGACAGCTGGGCCCAGCAGGAGGCGGCCGATCACGCCCGGGGCACGCAGGCCGAGCTGGACTGGACCCTCGCTCCGCAGCACCAGGCGCATGGATATGCCCGGGAGGCGGTACGGGCTCTGATGGAGCTCGCCGCTGACCTGGGTGTCCGCAGGATGCATGCCGGGTGCTTCGCGGAGAACACCGGCTCCTGGCGGCTTATGGAGGCCTTGGGCATGCGCCGCGAGACCTCCACGATCCGGGAGTCGCTGCACCGGGACCTCGGCTGGCGGGACGGCGTCGGCTATGCGGTGCTGGCCGAGGAGCTGCCGCCCCGTCATTGA
- a CDS encoding DUF4245 family protein — MTEREHEPRPSEDHTPAKPQLTPAQSKRISQPMVAMVITMAVTVGAVAAFYMMNPEPDVEPYHRDEDVHQEAIYVAEVADFAPLAPDVPETWTANYARWETRPEHGVSVWEVGYTTDAVDFIGFAQTDQGNPTWIAEETDQATPAGIVDIEGLEFEVRDGDRGRTYYVLTEDENDVDGTTVVITGDASEEEFTHALTALVDSLGEEPDTEE; from the coding sequence GTGACAGAGCGCGAACACGAGCCCCGCCCCTCCGAGGACCACACCCCGGCCAAACCGCAGCTGACTCCTGCCCAGTCCAAGCGGATCTCGCAGCCGATGGTCGCCATGGTGATCACCATGGCCGTCACCGTGGGGGCCGTCGCCGCCTTCTACATGATGAACCCGGAGCCGGACGTGGAGCCGTACCACCGGGACGAGGACGTCCACCAGGAGGCGATCTACGTCGCCGAGGTCGCCGACTTCGCACCCCTGGCCCCGGACGTTCCTGAGACCTGGACCGCCAACTATGCCCGCTGGGAGACCCGCCCCGAGCATGGCGTGTCAGTCTGGGAGGTCGGATACACCACCGACGCGGTCGACTTCATCGGATTCGCGCAGACCGACCAGGGCAACCCCACCTGGATCGCGGAGGAGACCGACCAGGCCACCCCGGCCGGCATCGTGGACATCGAGGGGCTGGAGTTCGAGGTCCGGGACGGCGACCGCGGCCGCACCTACTATGTGCTCACCGAAGACGAGAACGACGTCGACGGCACCACCGTGGTGATCACCGGCGACGCCTCCGAGGAAGAGTTCACCCACGCCCTGACCGCGCTCGTCGACTCCCTCGGTGAGGAGCCGGACACCGAGGAGTGA
- a CDS encoding carbonic anhydrase, giving the protein MTHTTAPEPTPSPLSPFEVWERLQIGNARFVSGEVAHPNQNAERRSSLTEGQHPMAVIFGCSDSRLAAEIIFDVGLGDVFVVRTAGQVIDDAVLGSLEYSVDVLQVPLIVVLGHDSCGAVTAAMESAASATTPTGFVRSLVERITPSVLAAQRQGLTTVNETVEEHVKQTVSRITEHSRTIYEAVEENRTAVIGVTYRLAEGRADLVSTIGRV; this is encoded by the coding sequence ATGACCCACACGACCGCCCCTGAGCCCACGCCCTCGCCGCTGAGTCCCTTCGAGGTCTGGGAGCGCCTGCAGATCGGCAACGCCCGGTTCGTCTCCGGAGAGGTCGCACATCCGAACCAGAACGCCGAGCGCCGCAGCTCGCTCACCGAGGGGCAGCACCCCATGGCGGTGATCTTCGGCTGCTCGGACTCGCGGCTGGCCGCCGAGATCATCTTCGACGTCGGACTCGGTGACGTCTTCGTTGTCCGCACCGCCGGTCAGGTGATCGACGACGCTGTGCTGGGCTCCCTGGAGTACAGCGTCGACGTCCTGCAGGTGCCGCTGATCGTGGTGCTGGGCCACGACTCCTGCGGCGCGGTGACCGCCGCCATGGAATCCGCGGCCTCGGCGACCACGCCCACCGGCTTCGTGCGCAGCCTGGTGGAGCGCATCACACCCTCGGTGCTGGCCGCTCAGCGTCAAGGGCTGACCACAGTCAACGAGACCGTCGAGGAGCATGTGAAGCAGACCGTCTCGCGCATCACCGAGCACTCGCGCACCATCTACGAGGCCGTCGAGGAGAACCGCACCGCCGTCATCGGGGTGACCTACCGGCTCGCCGAAGGGCGTGCAGATCTGGTGAGCACCATCGGCAGGGTCTGA
- a CDS encoding class II fumarate hydratase — protein sequence MTENSASQTEYRIERDTMGEVKVPAHALYRAQTQRAVENFPISGRTLERAHIEALARVKKAAARANAELGVLDAELSEAIAGAAEKVASGELDEHFPVDVFQTGSGTSSNMNTNEVLATLANQALKEKGSDKEVHPNDHVNASQSSNDVFPTSVHVAATSALINDLKPALAYLAEALEAKAAEFADVVKSGRTHLMDATPVTLGQEFAGYAAQIRYGIERIDSALPRVAEVPLGGTAVGTGINTPKGFAEKAIAHLAEDTGLPLTEARDHFEAQANRDGLVEASGQLRTIAYSLIKINNDLRWMGSGPNTGLGEIAIPDLQPGSSIMPGKVNPVICESAIQVCAQVIGNDTTVALSSTNSAFELNVGIPVMAANLLESIRLLKNTGYVMADKMISGLTANEDRCAFLAGASPSVVTPLNKHIGYEAAADIAKHAVKNKVTVREAVVELGYLERGELTEAQLDEALDVKSMTQPG from the coding sequence ATGACAGAGAACTCTGCATCTCAGACCGAATACCGAATCGAGCGCGACACGATGGGCGAGGTGAAGGTGCCCGCCCACGCGCTGTACCGCGCACAGACCCAGCGCGCTGTGGAGAACTTCCCCATCTCCGGACGCACCCTGGAGCGCGCCCACATCGAGGCGCTGGCACGAGTGAAGAAGGCCGCCGCCCGCGCGAACGCAGAGCTCGGGGTGCTCGACGCCGAGCTCTCCGAGGCCATCGCCGGTGCCGCCGAGAAGGTCGCCTCCGGCGAACTCGATGAGCACTTCCCGGTGGACGTGTTCCAGACCGGATCCGGCACCTCCTCGAACATGAACACCAACGAGGTGCTGGCCACCCTGGCGAACCAGGCGCTGAAGGAGAAGGGCTCGGACAAGGAAGTCCACCCGAACGACCACGTCAACGCCTCGCAGTCCTCCAACGATGTCTTCCCCACCTCGGTCCATGTGGCCGCCACCTCCGCGCTGATCAATGACCTCAAGCCCGCCCTGGCCTACCTGGCCGAGGCCCTGGAGGCCAAGGCCGCCGAGTTCGCCGACGTCGTGAAGTCCGGCCGCACCCACCTGATGGACGCCACCCCGGTGACCCTGGGGCAGGAGTTCGCCGGCTACGCGGCCCAGATCCGATATGGCATCGAGCGCATCGACTCGGCCCTGCCGCGCGTTGCCGAGGTTCCGCTGGGCGGAACCGCCGTGGGCACCGGTATCAACACCCCGAAGGGCTTCGCCGAGAAGGCCATCGCCCACCTGGCCGAGGACACCGGCCTGCCGCTGACCGAGGCGCGCGACCACTTCGAGGCGCAGGCCAACCGCGACGGACTGGTCGAGGCCTCTGGCCAGCTGCGCACCATCGCCTACTCGCTGATCAAGATCAACAACGATCTGCGCTGGATGGGCTCCGGTCCCAACACCGGTCTGGGCGAGATCGCCATCCCGGATCTTCAGCCCGGCTCCTCGATCATGCCCGGCAAGGTTAACCCGGTGATCTGCGAATCCGCCATCCAGGTCTGTGCCCAGGTGATCGGCAATGACACCACTGTGGCCCTGTCCTCGACAAACAGCGCCTTCGAGCTCAACGTGGGCATCCCGGTGATGGCCGCCAACCTGCTCGAGTCCATCCGCCTGCTGAAGAACACCGGCTACGTGATGGCCGACAAGATGATCTCCGGCCTGACGGCCAACGAGGACCGCTGCGCCTTCCTGGCCGGAGCCTCACCCTCGGTGGTGACGCCGCTGAACAAGCACATCGGCTACGAGGCGGCCGCCGACATCGCCAAGCACGCGGTGAAGAACAAGGTCACCGTGCGCGAGGCCGTCGTAGAGCTGGGCTACCTCGAGCGCGGCGAGCTCACCGAGGCGCAGCTGGACGAGGCCCTCGACGTGAAGTCGATGACCCAGCCGGGATGA
- a CDS encoding FAD-binding oxidoreductase has translation MTPLPAVDSPVIAELHAALPGRVTTDPSGLVALSTDKSGHRGEGVPLAAVHAQSVEDVQQVCQIASAHRTPVVTRGAGTGLSGGATAGAGEIVLSLERMDQVLEISEGNRLAVVQAGVINGRLDEHLAPHGLWWSPDPASKDISTVGGNIAMNAGGLLCAKYGVTRESVLALKVVLADGRLLEVGHRTVKGVTGYDLTALMIGSEGTLGIIVEATLALRPAVTGDTPTLGAVFPSIVDAAAAAAEVVRAGHVPAAMELLDRPCLDAIAAHTGKELAPGGQAYLLLQHDGAAALEEIASTAEILARHRAQLTHATDQADSERLFALRRLMFPSLQALGSLLIEDVAVPRDRLAEAFAEIRRIEEEFGLSIPTAAHAGDGNLHPTFTFTGEIVPPQIWEAAGRIFEMALAMGGTLTGEHGVGLLKRRWLADELGADQMDLQQQIKAVFDPAGILNPGKIFTP, from the coding sequence ATGACACCCCTTCCGGCAGTCGACTCCCCGGTGATCGCGGAGCTGCATGCGGCCCTTCCCGGGCGGGTCACCACTGACCCGTCCGGGCTGGTCGCGCTCTCCACCGACAAGTCCGGGCACCGCGGCGAGGGCGTTCCGCTGGCGGCCGTGCACGCCCAGAGCGTGGAGGACGTCCAACAGGTGTGCCAGATCGCCAGCGCGCATCGCACCCCGGTGGTGACCCGAGGTGCCGGCACCGGTCTCTCCGGCGGCGCCACCGCGGGCGCCGGGGAGATCGTGCTCTCCCTGGAACGCATGGACCAGGTGCTGGAGATCTCTGAGGGCAACCGGCTGGCGGTGGTGCAGGCCGGAGTGATCAACGGTCGGCTCGACGAACATCTGGCCCCCCACGGGCTCTGGTGGTCCCCGGACCCGGCCAGCAAGGACATCTCCACCGTGGGCGGCAACATCGCGATGAACGCCGGCGGGCTGCTCTGCGCCAAGTATGGAGTCACCCGAGAGTCGGTGCTGGCGCTGAAGGTGGTGCTGGCCGACGGGCGCCTGCTGGAGGTGGGGCATCGCACCGTCAAAGGTGTGACCGGCTACGACCTCACCGCGCTGATGATCGGCTCCGAGGGCACGCTGGGGATCATCGTAGAGGCCACGTTGGCGCTGCGCCCCGCCGTCACCGGAGACACCCCGACCCTGGGTGCGGTCTTCCCGAGCATCGTCGACGCCGCCGCGGCCGCCGCCGAGGTGGTCCGCGCAGGCCACGTGCCTGCGGCCATGGAGCTGTTGGACCGGCCCTGCCTGGACGCGATCGCCGCGCACACCGGCAAGGAGCTGGCCCCGGGCGGTCAGGCGTATCTGCTGCTGCAGCACGACGGCGCCGCAGCCCTCGAGGAGATCGCCTCCACCGCGGAGATCCTCGCCCGGCACCGGGCGCAGCTGACCCATGCCACCGACCAGGCCGACTCCGAGCGGCTCTTCGCGCTGCGGCGCCTGATGTTCCCCTCCCTGCAGGCGCTGGGTTCGCTGCTGATCGAGGATGTGGCGGTGCCGCGGGACCGGCTGGCCGAGGCGTTCGCGGAGATCCGCCGCATCGAGGAGGAGTTCGGGCTGAGCATCCCCACCGCCGCCCATGCCGGGGATGGAAACCTGCACCCCACGTTCACCTTCACCGGGGAGATCGTGCCGCCGCAGATCTGGGAGGCGGCGGGCCGGATCTTCGAGATGGCCCTGGCCATGGGCGGTACGCTCACCGGCGAACACGGGGTGGGGCTGCTGAAGCGCCGCTGGCTGGCCGACGAGCTCGGAGCCGACCAGATGGACCTGCAGCAGCAGATCAAGGCGGTCTTCGACCCTGCCGGGATCCTCAACCCGGGAAAGATCTTCACTCCATGA
- a CDS encoding NUDIX domain-containing protein has translation MAPTPEFIRDLRTHIGTSDLWIPAVRGVVLRRRVGDVDLPEPEVLLVRRSDNGAWTVTSGILDPGEQPGKGAVREVAEETAVLARPVRVAGVFATHLVQYANGDRCRFLDTVLEMEPVEGEPRVNDDESVDVGWFSVSALPEPLAEDQRMVIDWALDAGAPAQLLME, from the coding sequence ATGGCACCGACACCAGAGTTCATCCGTGACCTGCGCACCCATATCGGCACTTCTGACCTGTGGATTCCTGCTGTGCGCGGCGTCGTCCTGCGCCGTCGGGTCGGCGACGTCGACCTCCCGGAGCCGGAGGTGCTGCTGGTCCGTCGCAGTGACAACGGGGCGTGGACCGTGACCTCCGGGATCCTCGATCCTGGTGAGCAGCCAGGGAAGGGCGCCGTACGGGAGGTCGCGGAAGAGACTGCCGTCCTCGCGCGTCCGGTGCGGGTGGCCGGAGTGTTCGCCACCCACCTGGTCCAGTACGCCAACGGGGACCGCTGCCGCTTCCTGGACACCGTGCTGGAGATGGAACCGGTGGAGGGCGAGCCGCGGGTCAACGACGACGAATCCGTGGACGTCGGCTGGTTCTCAGTCTCCGCGCTGCCCGAGCCGCTCGCGGAGGATCAGCGCATGGTCATCGACTGGGCGCTCGACGCCGGGGCGCCCGCGCAGCTGCTCATGGAGTGA
- a CDS encoding prepilin peptidase — MIPFIGDLITSGAAAEVLAGMVLLLGGMVFAVCAIALSFIDLTEHRLPNRILYPWAAVTAGMLLVVSVLLGDIPGLLRGIGAGLLWGVLFLIARLAHPPSIGMGDVKLAVVLGLYTGFLGWATVAAAVLLSFLLAGAVALVLLLTRQADRRTRLPFGPFLILGTAIAMIAA, encoded by the coding sequence GTGATTCCTTTCATCGGCGACCTCATCACCTCGGGGGCGGCGGCGGAGGTGCTGGCGGGGATGGTGCTTCTCCTCGGGGGAATGGTCTTCGCCGTGTGCGCGATCGCCCTGAGCTTCATAGACCTCACGGAGCACCGGCTGCCCAACCGGATCCTCTACCCGTGGGCGGCGGTGACCGCGGGGATGCTGCTCGTGGTCTCGGTGCTGCTGGGGGACATCCCGGGACTTCTCCGAGGCATCGGTGCCGGACTGCTCTGGGGAGTGCTCTTCCTGATCGCTCGGCTCGCGCACCCGCCCTCCATCGGCATGGGCGACGTCAAGCTCGCCGTCGTGCTGGGGCTCTACACCGGTTTTCTGGGCTGGGCGACAGTGGCGGCCGCCGTGCTGCTCTCCTTCCTGCTGGCCGGGGCGGTCGCTCTCGTCCTGCTCCTGACCCGGCAGGCAGACCGACGCACCCGTCTCCCCTTCGGACCCTTCCTGATCCTGGGTACGGCGATCGCGATGATCGCGGCCTGA
- a CDS encoding GlsB/YeaQ/YmgE family stress response membrane protein — MGIIAWLVLGLIAGAIAKLILPGNGPGGWLGALITGLLGALLGGFIASAVFDINVNDEFFDLATWLFAIGGGVLVAFIWQLITGRKGSRR, encoded by the coding sequence ATGGGAATCATCGCTTGGCTCGTCCTGGGCCTCATCGCCGGCGCCATCGCAAAGCTGATCCTTCCGGGCAACGGCCCGGGCGGATGGCTGGGGGCGCTCATCACCGGCCTGCTCGGAGCGCTGCTGGGAGGCTTCATCGCCTCTGCCGTCTTCGACATCAACGTCAACGACGAGTTCTTCGACCTGGCCACCTGGCTGTTCGCCATCGGGGGCGGCGTCCTGGTCGCGTTCATCTGGCAGCTGATCACCGGCCGCAAGGGATCGCGCCGCTGA
- a CDS encoding GAF and ANTAR domain-containing protein — protein MSHDDPEAAGQQLYELLAKDRELTEFLHEVAGTSAGQIGRHGRTGCGVILTRGRRNTVVGYSDPDARRMDEIQAGFDDGPCLTAQRTETISHVVDVLHETRWPAYMSEVRAFGIRSILGVPLVLGDAGAAAMNFYSTEPDSFTTADIEDARRFSRIASQALTVAARIARAQEAAEHRRRAMESRTPIDVAVGIVMAQNRCSQEAAFEILQTASSHRNVKLRDLATELVASIGQPVPVAAFEE, from the coding sequence ATGAGCCACGACGATCCCGAGGCAGCGGGTCAGCAGCTGTACGAGCTCCTGGCCAAAGACCGGGAGCTGACGGAGTTCCTCCACGAGGTCGCCGGCACCTCCGCCGGCCAGATCGGACGCCACGGCCGGACGGGCTGCGGGGTGATCCTGACCCGCGGCCGCCGGAACACCGTCGTCGGGTACTCCGATCCGGACGCCAGGAGGATGGACGAGATCCAGGCCGGGTTCGACGACGGCCCCTGCCTCACCGCCCAGCGCACCGAGACGATCTCCCATGTGGTCGACGTCCTCCATGAGACACGCTGGCCCGCATACATGTCGGAGGTCAGGGCCTTCGGCATCCGCAGCATCCTCGGGGTGCCTCTCGTGCTCGGCGATGCCGGAGCCGCCGCCATGAACTTCTACTCCACCGAGCCGGATTCCTTCACCACCGCGGACATCGAGGATGCGCGCAGGTTCTCCAGGATCGCCTCGCAGGCGCTCACCGTCGCGGCACGCATCGCCCGGGCCCAGGAGGCTGCGGAGCACCGACGCCGCGCCATGGAGTCCCGCACGCCGATCGATGTCGCGGTCGGCATCGTGATGGCGCAGAATCGTTGCAGTCAGGAGGCGGCGTTCGAGATCCTCCAGACGGCGTCGAGCCATCGCAACGTCAAGCTCCGGGACCTCGCGACAGAGCTTGTGGCCTCCATCGGCCAGCCGGTGCCGGTTGCGGCATTCGAGGAATGA
- a CDS encoding GAF and ANTAR domain-containing protein yields MVTSGESSTAAAEMLYDLLVDNEDLAGFLGDLATISTTQVGPGGATHCGVLLERHRRNVVVGWSSPEARKLDETQAGFDAGPCLDAQRTSTLIRVPDVRYEARWPAYMAVVRESGIRSILAVPLTLSGAGAAAMNFYTSDPVGFDDADIERARQHAALASRALSVAVRIAKESEEAADRRRAMESRTAIDVAIGVIMAQNRCRQEEAFDILQKASNNRNLKLRTLAEELVGSIGQQAPITSFDS; encoded by the coding sequence ATGGTGACTTCCGGCGAAAGTTCGACGGCGGCTGCTGAGATGCTCTACGACCTGCTGGTCGACAACGAGGACCTCGCCGGTTTTCTGGGCGATCTCGCGACCATCTCGACCACGCAGGTGGGGCCGGGCGGCGCCACGCACTGTGGGGTCCTCCTGGAGCGGCACCGCCGCAACGTGGTGGTGGGCTGGAGCAGCCCGGAGGCCCGGAAGCTCGACGAGACGCAGGCCGGATTCGACGCCGGACCCTGCCTGGACGCCCAGCGCACCTCCACCCTCATCCGTGTGCCCGATGTCCGCTACGAGGCGCGCTGGCCCGCCTATATGGCCGTGGTGCGCGAGTCCGGGATCCGCAGCATCCTGGCAGTGCCGCTGACCTTGAGCGGGGCGGGTGCGGCTGCGATGAACTTCTACACCTCTGACCCTGTCGGATTCGACGATGCCGACATCGAGCGTGCTCGGCAGCATGCCGCCCTGGCCTCCCGCGCCCTGTCGGTCGCAGTGCGGATCGCCAAGGAATCCGAGGAGGCCGCGGACCGACGCCGGGCCATGGAGTCCCGCACCGCGATCGACGTGGCGATCGGGGTGATCATGGCGCAGAACCGGTGCCGCCAAGAGGAAGCATTCGACATCCTGCAGAAGGCCTCCAACAATCGGAACCTCAAGCTGCGCACCCTCGCCGAGGAACTTGTGGGCTCGATCGGACAGCAGGCGCCGATCACCAGCTTCGACAGCTGA